From the genome of Spinacia oleracea cultivar Varoflay chromosome 2, BTI_SOV_V1, whole genome shotgun sequence, one region includes:
- the LOC130466975 gene encoding uncharacterized protein, producing the protein MSIGESVCVCAALIFHKNDVVATSCRVARSFPLAFNHLDKLCLTQLDFSVAYVRRFVFGIKDLEISVKPNTDTFQHKIDWNDNYKLSHLTRVKFTGITTS; encoded by the exons ATGTCAATTGGAGAATCCGTTTGCGTTTGCGCCGCCCTTATCTTTCACAAGAATGATGTCGTTGCCACTAGCT GTAGGGTTGCAAGATCGTTTCCTCTGGCGTTTAACCACCTCGATAAGCTTTGTTTGACACAACTTGACTTCAGTGTTGCATATGTACGTCGTTTTGTTTTTGGCATCAAGGATCTTGAAATTTCA GTTAAACCAAACACTGATACTTTTCAGCACAAAATTGACTGGAATGACAACTACAAGTTGAGCCATCTTACTAGAGTGAAATTTACAGGAATTACTACAAGTTGA
- the LOC110793592 gene encoding F-box/FBD/LRR-repeat protein At1g13570, producing the protein MSSSKSPKNPKALEANPDLISNLPPIATDKILKNLPLEMAARMSVLSTKWNENWLSLRHLLFDKEFWERQGYKYLITYDTYHIVSNILFHHNGPLHQLPVGSVVIEAELGRKDLVFDPRNNNWEGTGTYPLRTRPESGLALRVNRMVHQKKTMALYKSFISIFQKLFLSRTCVKKIALLNWKGPVLITPYHIFKCEELVKLRLVRFVMNPPPRDFKGFANLRSLKLVDVECNPDIFGSLIASCPRLRNVYWIGSYCYRYKRKNPKGNALVLDSLKDLATSCQLQYLHFGGRLFEFLARGGVKSLPGILFYHLNKLSLTELNYGHVVVYFFVHGMVRRCPFIKDLEISLTPTTKVLKYKVAIDDNYKLDHLIKVKFTGISGSWAELEIIEYLLAISGALEYFYFKCENLDAASELKVSRHLMRFQRASTKAQLVCLE; encoded by the exons ATGTCTTCTTCCAAGTCACCTAAAAACCCCAAGGCTCTTGAAGCCAATCCAGATTTAATCAGTAATCTACCACCTATCGCCACAGATAAAATTCTTAAAAACTTGCCGCTTGAAATGGCAGCTAGGATGAGCGTATTATCAACAAAATGGAATGAGAATTGGTTGTCTCTTAGACACCTTCTCTTTGATAAAGAATTCTGGGAAAGACAAGGTTACAAGTATCTGATAACTTACGACACTTACCACATCGTCAGCAATATTCTCTTCCATCACAATGGCCCTTTACACCAATtgcctgttggttcagtggtgattgaggctgaacttggtaggaaggacctcgtgttcgatccccgcaacaacaattgggaggggactggaacctatccactcagaactcgccccgaatccggattagccctaagggtgaaccggatggtacaccaaaaaaaaacaatggcCCTTTACAAAAGTTTCATCTCTATATTCCAAAAGCT ATTTCTTTCCAGGACTTGTGTCAAAAAAATAGCTCTTCTTAATTGGAAGGGTCCCGTACTCATCACACCTTATCACATTTTCAAATGCGAAGAATTGGTGAAATTGAGGCTGGTGCGTTTTGTTATGAATCCTCCACCACGTGACTTCAAGGGCTTTGCTAATCTTCGGAGTCTTAAGCTAGTCGATGTTGAATGCAACCCTGATATTTTTGGGAGCTTAATCGCAAGTTGTCCCAGGCTTCGAAATGTGTATTGGATTGGATCATATTGTTATCGAT ACAAGAGGAAGAACCCTAAAGGCAATGCACTAGTACTGGACTCCTTAAAGGATCTAGCAACTTCATGTCAACTTCAATATCTTCATTTTGGGGGTCGATTGTTTGAG TTCTTGGCTAGAGGCGGTGTAAAATCTCTTCCTGGGAtattattttaccacctaaataaGCTGAGTTTGACAGAACTTAACTACGGTCATGTagttgtatatttttttgttcaCGGCATGGTCCGGAGGTGTCCTTTCATCAAGGACCTTGAAATTTCA CTTACACCAACTACAAAAGTTCTCAAGTACAAAGTTGCCATCGATGACAACTACAAGTTGGACCATCTTATTAAGGTGAAGTTTACGGGTATATCAGGATCATGGGCAGAGCTGGAAATCATTGAGTACTTGCTTGCTATTTCAGGAGCACTTGAATATTTTTACTTCAAGTGTGAAAATCTTGATGCAGCTTCTGAACTAAAGGTGTCAAGACACCTGATGCGGTTCCAAAGAGCATCAACAAAGGCGCAACTTGTTTGTTTGGAATAG